From the Thermus sp. LT1-2-5 genome, one window contains:
- a CDS encoding radical SAM protein, producing the protein MPLVLASDASVVLRRERFGGILYGFKRGIFLNQEAFDLVRSFVVATRPSLALKQVLKEGGLSEITKGFVEAAGHLILYLIAEGYLRPSQEGLESKALFLDDQHFSDDRYYRPLSMEIELTNRCYRRCAYCAYESGPEPKIPLREELTFDEWGYILDSIRKEGVFYLEFTGGDPLSRPDGLEIIRLADELGFSVQVNTDLSVLRDSDLDKIASTKNLNFVGTTLDGSSPDSHDLLRGKGGFKTTLRQISLIAKAGIPLAVFTVVHKKNYTEIRKIGEIATQNNAMYGIAPMYPAGRGASLNHLVLSQEEWDFAVGEYMDMVRLGAIKPHQRLWYKLSRELRSENPARDQIWLTSRGNRALRVDPRGNVYVSAKLREWRPRYSFFGNLLTSTLADIWENSPLLQELRKIPVQPNFFDAVDIRTIPNYTSEIPLADGSASQHG; encoded by the coding sequence GTGCCCCTTGTCCTTGCCAGCGACGCTAGCGTTGTCCTACGCAGAGAGCGGTTCGGGGGAATACTCTACGGCTTTAAGAGGGGCATTTTTCTCAATCAGGAAGCCTTCGACCTTGTTAGATCCTTTGTAGTTGCTACTAGGCCATCGCTGGCCCTCAAGCAAGTTCTCAAAGAAGGAGGCTTAAGTGAAATTACCAAGGGATTTGTAGAGGCAGCGGGGCATTTAATCCTTTACTTGATTGCCGAGGGATACCTTCGCCCTTCTCAAGAAGGGCTGGAATCTAAAGCTTTGTTCCTAGACGATCAACACTTCTCCGATGACCGGTACTATAGGCCTCTATCCATGGAAATCGAGCTCACGAATAGGTGCTATAGGCGTTGTGCATACTGTGCATACGAATCCGGCCCTGAACCCAAAATACCTCTTCGGGAAGAGCTGACTTTCGATGAGTGGGGATATATCTTGGATTCCATAAGAAAGGAAGGGGTCTTCTACCTTGAATTCACAGGAGGTGATCCACTGAGTAGGCCAGATGGATTGGAGATCATCCGCCTAGCGGACGAGCTAGGGTTTAGCGTTCAAGTTAACACCGACTTGTCCGTGTTGCGAGATAGCGACTTAGATAAGATTGCGTCCACAAAAAATCTGAACTTCGTGGGTACCACTTTAGACGGATCTAGTCCGGATAGCCACGATTTGCTTCGGGGTAAGGGGGGATTTAAGACTACCTTGCGGCAGATAAGTCTCATTGCCAAAGCCGGTATCCCTCTGGCTGTCTTCACGGTAGTTCACAAGAAGAACTACACTGAGATTAGAAAGATAGGTGAAATCGCAACACAAAACAACGCTATGTATGGGATTGCGCCCATGTATCCCGCAGGGCGCGGGGCAAGCTTGAATCATCTCGTTCTTAGCCAGGAAGAGTGGGACTTCGCTGTAGGGGAATACATGGACATGGTTAGATTAGGTGCGATTAAGCCCCACCAAAGGCTGTGGTATAAGCTTTCTAGAGAACTTAGATCGGAAAACCCGGCCCGCGATCAGATATGGCTTACCTCTAGGGGTAATCGTGCTCTTCGCGTAGATCCGAGGGGTAATGTCTACGTTTCTGCCAAATTGCGTGAGTGGCGGCCCAGGTATTCGTTCTTCGGCAACCTTCTAACGAGCACTTTAGCCGACATTTGGGAGAATTCGCCTCTACTGCAAGAGCTACGGAAAATACCTGTTCAACCGAACTTCTTTGATGCCGTGGACATTCGGACTATCCCCAATTACACCAGCGAAATCCCTCTAGCTGATGGCTCAGCGTCCCAGCATGGCTAA